From a region of the Pseudoxanthomonas sp. X-1 genome:
- a CDS encoding YceI family protein: MAVKAKAWIRFCLGAGLTLCTAAVAQSRTMPLDKQHTRLGFALSTRWGQTLEGNFPRYDGVVHVLPDGRHQVTLHMYTADVQIGDHTRYAQWARGSAFFDAEKWPEVVFVSYPYDSTVLKGGGQLEGELVIRGIRRPETLTVTPESCARPGVDCDVVLSGEVRRSDYDMDGFRLALSDKVQFLLRARVQAPERELKP, encoded by the coding sequence GTGGCCGTGAAGGCGAAGGCCTGGATCCGGTTCTGCCTCGGCGCCGGGCTGACCCTCTGCACCGCCGCCGTCGCCCAGTCGCGCACCATGCCGCTGGACAAGCAGCACACCCGGCTGGGCTTCGCCCTGTCCACGCGCTGGGGCCAGACCCTGGAAGGCAACTTCCCGCGCTATGACGGGGTGGTGCACGTGCTGCCCGACGGGCGCCACCAGGTGACCCTGCACATGTACACCGCCGACGTGCAGATCGGCGACCATACGCGCTATGCGCAGTGGGCGCGCGGCAGCGCGTTCTTCGATGCGGAGAAATGGCCGGAAGTGGTGTTCGTGTCCTATCCCTACGACAGTACGGTGCTCAAAGGCGGCGGCCAGCTCGAGGGTGAGCTGGTGATCCGCGGCATCCGCCGCCCGGAGACCCTGACGGTCACGCCCGAGTCCTGCGCGCGCCCTGGCGTGGACTGCGACGTGGTGCTGTCCGGCGAGGTGCGCCGCAGCGACTACGACATGGATGGCTTCCGGCTGGCGCTGAGCGACAAGGTGCAGTTCCTGCTGCGCGCGCGCGTGCAGGCACCCGAGCGGGAGCTCAAACCTTGA
- a CDS encoding histidine phosphatase family protein, translating into MRELILLRHAHAEPALPGQSDFDRPLAPHGQAEAEAAGRWIKDQRLIPDRVLCSPARRTRETLEAVLAATGYVEQRLEQAIYEATAGTLIGLADAHRDVDRLLLLGHNPGLEQLAALLHSGSTSDYRGMPTGSVVVLGFAEDGPIEPGAATLSAFWWP; encoded by the coding sequence ATGCGTGAACTCATCCTCCTGCGCCATGCCCATGCCGAGCCGGCCCTGCCTGGCCAGTCCGATTTCGACCGCCCGCTGGCCCCGCACGGCCAGGCCGAGGCCGAGGCGGCCGGCCGCTGGATCAAGGACCAGCGCCTGATCCCCGACCGCGTGCTGTGTTCGCCGGCGCGGCGCACCCGCGAGACGCTCGAGGCGGTCCTGGCCGCTACCGGCTATGTCGAACAGCGGCTGGAACAGGCCATCTACGAGGCCACCGCCGGCACCCTGATCGGTCTGGCCGACGCCCATCGCGACGTCGATCGCCTGCTGCTGCTGGGCCACAACCCCGGCCTGGAGCAGCTGGCCGCGCTGCTGCACAGCGGCAGCACCAGCGATTACCGCGGCATGCCCACCGGCTCGGTGGTGGTCCTGGGCTTCGCCGAGGATGGCCCGATCGAACCGGGCGCGGCGACCCTGTCGGCGTTCTGGTGGCCGTGA
- a CDS encoding AAA family ATPase — protein sequence MSELKDLTALIRAGTPLIVIETQDEARVVDLFRQCLAQVWRALYRWSATEGLRRLDMDREDVPEGAPEAGAALQAIKAAEQRGVYLLLDFVPYLEYAGHQRQLRDIVQRRHCQPHVVVLVGARVELPEALEPLAVRFSPRLPDAAALLKMLREEVAAYPAENGGRRVEVDTAAAQQIIRNLAGLDLVDARRIARHLIYDDGVLGPGDLPQLARLKFELLGRGGQLQYEYDGTRLDEVAGADRLKRWIAQRRSVFASTTPPPGLDPPRGMLLLGVQGCGKSMLAKATAAGFGVPLLRLDMGALYDKYHGETEKNLRKALTAAEQLAPCVLWIDEIEKGLASSGSGEDGGVSRRVLGGLLTWMAERGAQVFVVATANQVHELPAELLRKGRFDEIFFIDLPDPDTRVELLRLHLGRRGLVAEDFALPALAAASDGFSGAEIEQAIVSGLYAAHAESRALDTDGLMREIRTTRPLSVLMAEQVQALRDWARGRTVPAH from the coding sequence ATGAGCGAGCTGAAGGACCTGACCGCCCTGATCCGCGCCGGAACGCCGCTGATCGTCATCGAGACCCAGGACGAGGCGCGGGTGGTCGACCTGTTCCGCCAATGCCTGGCGCAGGTCTGGCGCGCGCTGTATCGCTGGTCGGCCACCGAGGGCCTGCGCCGGCTGGACATGGACCGCGAGGACGTGCCCGAAGGCGCGCCCGAGGCCGGCGCGGCGCTGCAGGCGATCAAGGCGGCCGAGCAGCGTGGCGTGTACCTGCTGCTGGATTTCGTGCCCTACCTCGAATACGCCGGCCACCAGCGGCAGCTGCGCGACATCGTCCAGCGCCGCCATTGCCAGCCGCACGTGGTGGTGCTGGTCGGCGCCCGGGTCGAGCTGCCGGAAGCGCTCGAGCCACTGGCGGTGCGCTTCAGCCCGCGCCTGCCCGATGCGGCCGCGCTGTTGAAGATGCTGCGCGAGGAAGTGGCCGCCTACCCGGCCGAGAACGGCGGGCGGCGGGTCGAGGTGGACACCGCCGCGGCCCAGCAGATCATCCGCAACCTGGCCGGGCTGGACCTGGTCGATGCGCGGCGCATCGCGCGCCACCTGATCTACGACGACGGCGTGCTCGGCCCCGGCGATCTGCCGCAGCTGGCCAGGCTGAAGTTCGAGCTGCTCGGCCGCGGCGGCCAGCTGCAGTACGAATACGACGGCACGCGGCTGGACGAAGTGGCCGGCGCCGACCGGCTCAAGCGCTGGATCGCCCAGCGCCGCAGCGTGTTCGCCTCCACCACGCCGCCGCCGGGCCTGGACCCGCCGCGCGGCATGCTGCTGCTGGGCGTGCAGGGCTGCGGCAAGTCGATGCTGGCCAAGGCCACCGCGGCCGGGTTCGGCGTGCCGCTGCTGCGCCTGGACATGGGCGCGCTGTACGACAAGTACCACGGCGAGACCGAGAAGAACCTGCGCAAGGCGCTGACCGCGGCCGAGCAGCTGGCGCCGTGCGTGCTGTGGATCGACGAGATCGAGAAGGGCCTGGCCAGCAGCGGAAGCGGCGAGGACGGCGGCGTGTCCCGGCGCGTGCTCGGTGGCCTGCTGACCTGGATGGCCGAGCGCGGCGCGCAGGTGTTCGTCGTGGCCACCGCCAACCAGGTGCATGAACTGCCGGCGGAGCTGCTGCGCAAGGGACGCTTCGACGAGATCTTCTTCATCGACCTGCCCGATCCCGATACCCGGGTGGAACTGCTGCGGCTGCATCTGGGCCGGCGCGGGCTGGTGGCCGAGGACTTTGCCCTGCCTGCGCTGGCCGCGGCCAGCGACGGCTTCTCCGGGGCGGAGATCGAGCAGGCCATCGTCTCGGGCCTGTACGCCGCCCACGCCGAGAGCCGCGCGCTGGACACCGACGGCCTGATGCGCGAAATCCGCACCACCCGCCCGCTCTCGGTGCTGATGGCCGAACAGGTCCAGGCGTTGCGCGACTGGGCCCGGGGCCGCACGGTGCCGGCGCACTGA
- a CDS encoding hotdog fold thioesterase, with product MTFRVPVDIDALNAMSAGNLVGHLGIVITEAGPDWLRGTMPVAAHTHQPFGLLHGGASVVLAETLGSLAGGLSVLDPERHAVVGLEINANHIRGERAGTVTGTARAIHIGRSTQVWDIRIENERGKPVCVSRLTLAVVPKPGI from the coding sequence ATGACCTTTCGCGTCCCCGTCGACATCGACGCGCTCAACGCCATGTCGGCCGGCAACCTGGTCGGCCACCTGGGCATCGTCATCACCGAGGCCGGGCCGGACTGGCTGCGCGGCACCATGCCGGTCGCCGCGCATACCCATCAGCCGTTCGGCCTGCTGCACGGTGGCGCGTCGGTCGTGCTGGCCGAGACGCTGGGCAGCCTGGCCGGCGGCCTGAGCGTGCTCGATCCCGAGCGGCACGCCGTGGTCGGCCTGGAGATCAACGCCAACCACATCCGCGGCGAGCGCGCCGGCACGGTCACGGGCACAGCGCGCGCGATCCACATCGGCCGCAGCACCCAGGTCTGGGACATCCGTATCGAGAACGAACGTGGCAAGCCGGTCTGTGTCTCGCGCCTGACCCTGGCGGTGGTGCCCAAGCCGGGCATCTAA
- a CDS encoding lysophospholipid acyltransferase family protein: MSQSPSLAPAAPGAGRAFRYLLRTPLLLVHVLVMLPLLLLTMVPLWAGLPLRGRTVKQFFVEHWSAGLMRIFGFRLRRSGTPLDGAVMFVSNHVSWVDIEMVHSQRMVGFVAKQEIRGWPVVGWLAQRGETIFHQRGSTESLGGVMEAMLERLQQGRPVAVFPEGRTRDGSEIGPFHARIFQPAVEAGVPVQPVALRYGVRGDAQQIVAFGAKESFFANFLRLLGEPSRVADICFLEPIFPDQVQGRRQIAETARARIVAAMEA; the protein is encoded by the coding sequence ATGAGTCAGTCCCCCTCTCTGGCGCCCGCAGCACCCGGTGCCGGCCGCGCCTTCCGCTATCTGCTCCGCACGCCGCTGCTGCTGGTCCACGTGCTGGTCATGCTGCCGCTGCTGCTGTTGACCATGGTGCCGCTGTGGGCGGGCCTGCCCCTGCGCGGGCGCACGGTCAAGCAGTTCTTCGTCGAGCACTGGTCGGCCGGGCTGATGCGCATCTTCGGGTTCCGCCTGCGCCGCAGCGGCACGCCGCTGGACGGGGCGGTGATGTTCGTCTCCAACCACGTCAGCTGGGTGGACATCGAGATGGTGCACAGCCAGCGCATGGTCGGCTTCGTGGCCAAGCAGGAGATCCGCGGCTGGCCGGTGGTGGGCTGGCTGGCGCAGCGGGGGGAAACCATCTTCCACCAGCGCGGCAGCACCGAGTCGCTGGGCGGGGTGATGGAGGCGATGCTGGAACGGCTGCAGCAGGGCCGCCCCGTGGCGGTGTTCCCGGAAGGCCGCACCCGCGACGGCAGCGAGATCGGTCCGTTCCACGCGCGCATCTTCCAGCCGGCGGTCGAGGCAGGGGTGCCGGTGCAGCCGGTCGCGCTGCGCTACGGGGTCCGTGGCGATGCGCAGCAAATCGTGGCATTCGGCGCCAAAGAGAGCTTCTTCGCGAATTTTCTACGCCTGTTGGGCGAGCCTTCGCGCGTGGCCGATATCTGCTTCCTCGAACCCATCTTCCCCGACCAGGTGCAGGGACGTCGCCAGATCGCCGAGACCGCCCGGGCGCGCATCGTCGCGGCCATGGAGGCCTGA
- a CDS encoding phospholipase D family protein has translation MRKLLGAFALLLSLLGSGCASLSQAQHARAVQIAQDARSQVIDCQAANACAEPSPLRDLADRARADSTAQVPRHYALLLDRGEDSLLARLNLIRAARRSIDVQTYIFDTDDSARLVLDELLAAARRGVRVRVLIDQLTAIPDLDMLAALSGAHRNFALRIYNPTFNQAVPGYLDYAASVLCCFRRFNQRMHTKLLLVDDAVGITGGRNYQDDYYDWDSEYNFRDRDVLIAGPEGADMARSFDQFWEAPRSIPAERLNDVGRTLLDKGVPAMPPVAFKRPDRVADMDADASDPEVIQQRLVDRALEVGTVAYVADTPRKHRADDPETAAPSDWELGTLLTRAQDEILMQTPYLIMSKQAKRFFKDLRKRPVPPAVVVSTNSLAATDNPIVYSVSAKYKRMYLRELGFQLYEYKPFPADAPVDVATLLPVPPVALPGQQPAPMPEQDAPRSTAIRTSMPGSRPFGMVDRDEQEDRAARRARERNRVDRRLQRAESRPSFLSKGPHSDPLPLKRAGVRMGLHAKSMVIDGGIAVIGTHNFDPRSLDYNTEAVVVIPNRAFAQQLEQSIRRDIEPENSWVIAPRPKPGVFSGINYSLDKVSSALPVFDIWPWRYATSYEFVPSEQCTGPLSVKDPMFHACYKSVGDFPEVSIGPKRLYARILIAFGAGLVPIL, from the coding sequence TTGAGGAAGCTGTTGGGGGCCTTCGCCCTGCTGCTGTCCCTGCTGGGCAGCGGTTGCGCCAGCCTGTCCCAGGCCCAGCACGCGCGCGCGGTGCAGATCGCACAGGACGCGCGCTCGCAGGTGATCGATTGCCAGGCCGCCAACGCCTGCGCCGAGCCTTCGCCGCTGCGCGATCTGGCCGACAGGGCGCGCGCCGACTCCACCGCCCAGGTGCCGCGCCATTACGCGCTGCTGCTGGACCGCGGCGAGGATTCGCTGCTGGCGCGGCTCAACCTGATCCGCGCCGCGCGCCGCAGCATCGACGTGCAGACCTACATCTTCGATACCGACGACAGCGCGCGGCTGGTGCTGGACGAACTGCTGGCCGCCGCGCGCCGCGGCGTGCGGGTGCGGGTGCTGATCGACCAGCTCACCGCCATCCCCGACCTGGACATGCTGGCGGCGCTGTCCGGCGCGCACCGCAACTTCGCCCTGCGCATCTACAACCCGACCTTCAACCAGGCCGTGCCGGGCTACCTGGACTACGCCGCCAGCGTGCTGTGCTGCTTCCGCCGCTTCAACCAGCGCATGCACACCAAGCTGCTGCTGGTGGACGACGCGGTCGGCATCACCGGCGGGCGCAACTACCAGGACGACTATTACGACTGGGATTCGGAATACAACTTCCGCGACCGCGACGTGCTGATCGCGGGCCCGGAGGGTGCGGACATGGCGCGCAGCTTCGACCAGTTCTGGGAAGCGCCGCGCAGCATCCCGGCCGAGCGGCTCAACGATGTCGGCCGCACGCTGCTGGACAAGGGCGTGCCGGCGATGCCGCCGGTGGCGTTCAAGCGGCCAGACCGGGTCGCCGACATGGACGCCGACGCCAGCGATCCGGAAGTGATCCAGCAGCGCCTGGTCGACCGCGCGCTGGAGGTGGGCACGGTCGCCTACGTGGCCGATACCCCGCGCAAGCATCGCGCCGACGACCCGGAGACCGCCGCGCCCTCGGACTGGGAACTGGGCACGCTGCTGACCCGTGCACAGGACGAGATCCTGATGCAGACCCCGTACCTGATCATGTCCAAGCAGGCCAAGCGGTTCTTCAAGGACCTGCGCAAGCGGCCGGTGCCGCCGGCGGTGGTGGTGTCCACCAACAGCCTGGCGGCCACCGACAACCCGATCGTGTATTCGGTGTCGGCCAAGTACAAGCGCATGTACCTGCGCGAGCTGGGCTTCCAGCTCTACGAGTACAAGCCGTTCCCGGCCGATGCGCCGGTGGACGTGGCCACGCTGCTGCCGGTGCCCCCGGTGGCCCTGCCCGGGCAGCAGCCGGCGCCCATGCCCGAGCAGGACGCGCCGCGCAGCACCGCCATCCGCACCTCGATGCCCGGCAGCCGGCCCTTCGGCATGGTGGACCGCGACGAGCAGGAGGACCGCGCCGCGCGCCGCGCGCGCGAACGCAACCGCGTGGACCGGCGCCTGCAGCGCGCCGAGAGCCGGCCGTCCTTCCTGAGCAAGGGTCCGCACAGCGACCCGCTGCCGCTCAAGCGCGCCGGTGTGCGCATGGGCCTGCACGCCAAGTCGATGGTGATCGACGGCGGCATCGCGGTGATCGGCACGCACAACTTCGACCCACGTTCGCTCGACTACAACACCGAGGCGGTGGTGGTGATCCCCAACCGCGCCTTCGCCCAGCAGCTGGAGCAGAGCATCCGCCGCGACATCGAGCCGGAGAATTCCTGGGTGATCGCGCCACGGCCCAAGCCCGGCGTGTTCTCGGGGATCAACTACAGCCTGGACAAGGTGTCCTCGGCGCTGCCGGTGTTCGACATCTGGCCCTGGCGGTACGCCACCAGCTACGAGTTCGTGCCCAGCGAGCAGTGCACCGGCCCGCTGTCGGTCAAGGACCCGATGTTCCATGCCTGCTACAAGTCGGTGGGCGACTTCCCCGAGGTCAGCATCGGGCCCAAGCGGCTGTATGCGCGCATCCTGATCGCCTTCGGCGCCGGCCTGGTGCCGATCCTCTGA
- a CDS encoding AEC family transporter has translation MAFDAFALILAMLALGMLFARLRLFPEGAAQVLNLVVLYVCLPAAVLTFVPRLHLDGSLLGLMLTPWLLMGAVYWLVALAGRALKLARGERAALLICVGFSNSSFIGYPMVRALLGDHALPYAVVYDQFGTFLMLSTLGIVIMARYSGETPPGPGQLALRVLKFPPLWALAFAVTLMPAAPPAWIASGLQRLADAMLPLVMLSVGLSIQLRLPRHELKPLAVGLALRLLVIPALAIPLSYAFGLRGQLFQVNVLESAMPTMITAAALAISHNLAPRLCAALTGYSIVLSLATLPLLAWLLPALAP, from the coding sequence ATGGCTTTCGATGCCTTCGCCCTGATCCTGGCCATGCTGGCGCTGGGCATGCTGTTCGCGCGGCTGCGCCTGTTTCCCGAAGGCGCGGCGCAGGTGCTCAACCTGGTGGTGCTGTACGTCTGCCTGCCGGCGGCGGTGCTGACCTTCGTGCCGCGCCTGCACCTGGACGGCTCGCTGCTGGGCCTGATGCTGACGCCGTGGCTCCTGATGGGCGCGGTGTACTGGCTGGTCGCCCTGGCTGGCCGCGCCCTGAAGCTGGCGCGCGGGGAACGGGCCGCGCTGCTCATCTGCGTGGGCTTTTCCAACTCCAGCTTCATCGGTTACCCGATGGTGCGGGCGCTGCTGGGCGACCACGCGCTGCCTTACGCGGTGGTCTACGACCAGTTCGGCACCTTCCTGATGCTGTCCACGCTCGGCATCGTGATCATGGCGCGCTACTCGGGGGAAACGCCGCCGGGACCGGGGCAGCTGGCCCTGCGCGTGCTCAAGTTCCCGCCGCTGTGGGCGCTGGCGTTCGCGGTCACGCTGATGCCCGCCGCGCCGCCGGCCTGGATCGCCAGCGGCCTGCAGCGCCTGGCCGATGCGATGCTGCCGCTGGTGATGCTCTCGGTCGGCCTGTCGATCCAGTTGCGGCTGCCGCGCCATGAGCTCAAGCCGCTGGCGGTCGGCCTGGCGCTGCGCCTGCTGGTGATCCCGGCGCTGGCCATTCCCCTGTCCTACGCCTTCGGGCTGCGCGGGCAGCTGTTCCAGGTCAACGTGCTCGAGTCGGCCATGCCGACCATGATCACCGCCGCCGCGCTGGCGATCTCGCACAACCTCGCCCCGCGCCTGTGCGCGGCGTTGACCGGTTACTCCATCGTGCTGTCGCTGGCCACGCTGCCCCTGCTGGCGTGGCTGCTGCCAGCGCTGGCGCCCTGA
- a CDS encoding ParA family protein: MKTILVASSKGGAGKTTIATNLAAYYALQGQRTVLVDADPQESSTRWAQRRAELASAVLPLSGTGRKWASRLPADTQTVIADGRAGAMADELEPLLDAADAVVVPVLPSGLDIEATVGFLNSLSKVPRVHKRKLPVGLVLNRAKPWTHTAQQALEMMGEWPYPVVATLRDTQAYVVMAGLGRSLFDYHSLQVRDHQQDWQPLLAWLDAV, from the coding sequence ATGAAGACCATCCTGGTCGCCAGTTCCAAGGGCGGTGCGGGCAAGACCACGATCGCCACCAACCTGGCGGCCTATTACGCCCTGCAGGGCCAGCGCACCGTCCTGGTCGACGCCGATCCCCAGGAATCCTCCACGCGCTGGGCGCAGCGCCGCGCGGAACTGGCCAGCGCCGTGCTGCCGCTCAGCGGCACCGGCAGGAAATGGGCCTCCAGGCTGCCGGCCGACACCCAGACCGTGATCGCCGACGGCCGCGCCGGGGCGATGGCCGACGAACTGGAGCCGCTGCTGGACGCCGCCGACGCGGTGGTGGTGCCGGTGCTGCCCTCGGGCCTGGACATCGAGGCCACCGTTGGCTTCCTCAACTCGCTCTCCAAGGTCCCGCGCGTGCATAAGCGCAAGCTGCCGGTGGGCCTGGTCCTCAACCGCGCCAAGCCCTGGACGCACACCGCCCAGCAGGCGCTGGAGATGATGGGGGAGTGGCCCTATCCGGTGGTCGCCACCCTGCGCGACACCCAGGCCTACGTGGTCATGGCCGGCCTGGGCCGCAGCCTGTTCGACTACCACTCGCTGCAGGTACGCGACCATCAGCAGGACTGGCAGCCGCTGCTGGCCTGGCTGGATGCGGTCTGA